The following proteins are encoded in a genomic region of Candidatus Zixiibacteriota bacterium:
- a CDS encoding reductive dehalogenase — translation MSWLLVLYFIAGGALSVLLILMATSSMIERRPRAAYVSLIFLVFLELAWYGMYIQLSEQFLAIPLGAVVLVALLFFSPVGRTKSMTIGQITHRVDERDVVFSREEYFPDDQRYNQYYSRRPELKEIDDRMRTLPELLEPGGRYYDPIRTILIDRMFDVIVGYAQRVDGPVKDERVEVPAEQMTVQMKKLIRNLGADDVGIATLNPMWVYSHVGRGTEPWGTHIENNHKFAIVFCFEMDYERVEKAPGLPLMHESALRYLQSSQISTSLAHYIRSLGYPARAHVSGSNYQIMLPPVAHDAGLGELGRMGYLISPKFGPRFRLGAVTTDLPLIPDKPIVFGVQDFCAKCLKCVSNCPSGAIPKGTTESVYGVEKWPLNVEKCIHYWRRIGTDCGLCMRACPYSHPPTLVHNIVRSGLKRSAFARTVSVWGDDLLYGRKLKYDRGQV, via the coding sequence GTGAGTTGGCTCCTAGTGTTGTATTTTATCGCAGGAGGAGCCCTTTCCGTTCTTCTGATCCTGATGGCGACCTCGTCGATGATCGAGCGCAGGCCGCGCGCGGCATATGTCAGTCTGATATTTCTGGTTTTTCTTGAACTGGCCTGGTATGGAATGTACATCCAGTTGTCGGAGCAATTCCTGGCTATCCCATTGGGTGCTGTTGTCCTCGTAGCTCTGTTGTTCTTTTCTCCAGTAGGACGTACAAAATCAATGACTATCGGGCAGATTACTCACCGGGTCGATGAGCGGGATGTGGTCTTCTCGCGTGAAGAGTATTTCCCCGATGATCAAAGATACAACCAATATTACTCTCGCCGACCGGAGTTAAAAGAGATCGATGACCGAATGCGCACTCTACCGGAGTTGCTCGAACCGGGCGGGCGATATTATGATCCAATCCGCACCATTCTGATCGACCGCATGTTTGACGTAATCGTTGGTTATGCCCAGCGGGTGGACGGCCCTGTGAAAGATGAGCGCGTTGAAGTACCAGCGGAACAGATGACAGTCCAAATGAAGAAACTGATCCGCAATCTGGGGGCTGATGATGTCGGCATAGCCACATTGAACCCCATGTGGGTTTACTCTCATGTTGGTCGGGGAACAGAGCCGTGGGGGACACATATTGAAAACAACCACAAGTTCGCTATTGTCTTCTGTTTTGAGATGGATTATGAGAGGGTGGAAAAGGCTCCCGGTCTGCCACTAATGCACGAATCAGCCCTGAGGTATCTTCAATCATCACAAATATCGACGTCGCTTGCTCACTATATTCGCAGTCTCGGCTACCCCGCCCGGGCGCATGTTTCCGGAAGTAACTACCAGATCATGCTGCCACCGGTGGCTCACGATGCCGGTCTGGGCGAACTGGGTCGTATGGGATACTTGATTTCGCCAAAGTTCGGCCCGCGGTTCAGACTGGGAGCTGTAACGACCGATTTGCCGCTTATTCCGGATAAACCGATTGTATTCGGCGTACAGGACTTCTGTGCCAAGTGTCTCAAATGTGTCAGCAATTGTCCGTCGGGTGCTATTCCCAAAGGCACTACGGAATCTGTGTATGGCGTTGAAAAATGGCCTCTGAATGTTGAGAAATGTATACACTACTGGCGGCGAATTGGTACTGATTGCGGTTTGTGTATGCGGGCCTGTCCTTACAGTCATCCTCCGACGCTGGTGCACAACATAGTTCGGTCCGGTTTGAAACGATCCGCGTTTGCCAGGACGGTGTCGGTTTGGGGTGATGATCTTCTGTATGGGCGAAAGCTCAAGTATGATCGCGGTCAAGTCTGA
- a CDS encoding C40 family peptidase has product MKSTRISKKWFLKTALSYLGTPYIWGGDDPSGFDCSGLVVECLKSAGLLSENKDFTADDLLRHFQPNAVELPRSGALLFRIDCNGRAGHVAICLDRYFKIEAAGGGSGTTDPSKAWRDNAYVRIRPLHFNPTWHRVVYPFAD; this is encoded by the coding sequence ATGAAGTCTACTCGGATATCTAAGAAATGGTTTCTCAAAACCGCGCTGTCGTATCTGGGAACGCCCTATATCTGGGGCGGCGATGATCCGTCCGGGTTTGACTGTTCGGGACTGGTCGTAGAATGTCTCAAGTCAGCCGGTTTACTAAGCGAAAATAAAGATTTCACTGCCGACGACCTACTACGGCACTTCCAACCTAATGCTGTCGAACTGCCTCGCTCCGGGGCGTTGCTGTTTCGGATCGACTGCAACGGCAGAGCCGGACATGTGGCGATTTGTCTGGATCGATATTTCAAGATCGAAGCGGCTGGTGGAGGGAGTGGCACCACTGATCCGTCAAAGGCATGGCGCGACAACGCATATGTGAGAATTCGCCCTTTGCATTTTAATCCCACCTGGCATCGTGTGGTCTATCCCTTCGCCGACTGA